The following proteins come from a genomic window of Acinetobacter sp. SAAs474:
- the pyrH gene encoding UMP kinase yields MLDSKKPRYDRILLKLSGEALAGNKDMGIDAQVLDQMSLAIAHLVGLGVQVGIVVGGGNLYRGSQLQQDGLVGRVTGDQMGMLATVMNGLAMRDALVRRNIKTRLMSALPIGTVVESYSSRDAIRHLTQGEVCVFVAGTGNPFFTTDTAACLRGIEIEASLILKATKVDGVYNKDPSKYDDAVKYDTLSFDQVLDEKLGVMDLTAICLCRDHKVPLQVFDMNKSGALLSVVMGEKEGTLVTN; encoded by the coding sequence ATGCTTGATTCAAAAAAGCCGCGTTATGACCGTATTTTGCTCAAACTTTCTGGTGAAGCTTTGGCAGGCAATAAAGACATGGGGATTGATGCTCAGGTATTAGATCAAATGTCACTGGCGATTGCACATTTGGTTGGTCTGGGTGTTCAGGTCGGTATTGTTGTGGGAGGAGGGAATCTTTATCGCGGTAGCCAGCTACAGCAAGATGGTTTAGTTGGACGTGTCACTGGTGATCAAATGGGGATGCTTGCAACCGTCATGAATGGTTTGGCAATGCGTGATGCCTTAGTCCGTCGCAATATTAAAACACGTCTGATGTCAGCTTTACCGATTGGTACTGTGGTTGAATCTTATTCTAGTCGTGATGCGATTCGTCATTTAACTCAAGGTGAAGTCTGTGTATTTGTTGCGGGTACGGGTAATCCATTTTTTACCACTGATACTGCAGCATGTTTGCGTGGTATTGAAATTGAGGCAAGTTTAATTCTTAAAGCCACCAAAGTAGATGGTGTGTACAATAAAGATCCAAGTAAGTATGATGATGCAGTTAAATATGACACATTATCATTTGATCAAGTATTGGATGAAAAGTTAGGGGTGATGGATTTGACAGCAATTTGTCTTTGCCGTGACCACAAGGTACCACTGCAAGTGTTTGACATGAACAAGTCAGGTGCACTACTTTCTGTTGTTATGGGTGAAAAAGAAGGGACTCTCGTTACGAATTAA
- the frr gene encoding ribosome recycling factor, giving the protein MINDLKKDGEQRMQKTLESLDQGFAKVRTGRAHPSILNGVMVPYYGSDVPLNQVANVGVEDSRTLIVQPFERTMVSAIDKAIRESDLGLNPVTADTIRVPLAALTEETRRDMQKVARSEAENAKVALRNIRRDILGDIKTLLKEKEISEDDERRAGDEVQKMTDKYVAEVDKRLAAKENELMKV; this is encoded by the coding sequence ATGATTAACGATCTTAAAAAAGACGGCGAACAGCGTATGCAAAAGACTTTAGAGTCTTTAGATCAAGGTTTTGCTAAGGTTCGTACTGGGCGTGCTCACCCATCTATTTTAAATGGTGTGATGGTTCCTTACTATGGCTCAGATGTTCCATTAAATCAAGTTGCAAACGTTGGTGTCGAAGATTCGCGTACACTCATTGTTCAACCATTTGAACGTACGATGGTATCCGCGATTGATAAGGCGATTCGTGAATCAGACCTTGGTTTAAATCCAGTAACAGCTGATACGATTCGTGTCCCGCTGGCTGCATTGACTGAAGAAACACGTCGTGATATGCAAAAAGTTGCACGTTCAGAAGCGGAAAATGCTAAAGTTGCACTGCGTAATATTCGTCGTGATATCTTAGGTGATATCAAAACATTATTGAAAGAAAAAGAAATTTCTGAAGATGATGAGCGTCGTGCAGGTGATGAAGTTCAAAAAATGACAGATAAATATGTTGCTGAAGTCGATAAGCGTCTAGCGGCAAAAGAAAATGAATTGATGAAGGTCTAA
- the uppS gene encoding polyprenyl diphosphate synthase: protein MTLIEDTQNLPKHVAIIMDGNNRFAKKNHMSPGDGHREGKNILDPIVEFCCQQKIQALTVFAFSTENWNRPQFEVDLLMQLFEDTIYEQIQRMAKYNIAFRFIGDRSKLSEKLQALMLEAEQKTPQNVAMVLTIAMSYGGMWDIAQAAKQLAQDVVDHKININQIDENIFAQYVCLSDLPPVDLLIRTGGDYRISNFLLWQTAYAELYFTPTLWPEFTVEEMLNAFAIFSRRERRFGKTSEQTQQVKLEK from the coding sequence ATGACCTTGATTGAAGATACTCAGAATCTTCCAAAGCATGTTGCCATCATTATGGATGGCAACAACCGTTTTGCCAAAAAAAATCACATGTCACCAGGTGATGGGCATCGAGAAGGTAAAAATATTCTTGATCCTATTGTTGAATTTTGTTGTCAGCAAAAAATTCAGGCACTCACGGTTTTTGCTTTTTCTACTGAGAATTGGAATCGACCACAATTTGAAGTAGATTTGTTAATGCAATTGTTTGAAGATACAATTTACGAACAAATTCAGCGTATGGCAAAATACAATATTGCTTTTCGTTTTATTGGTGATCGGTCTAAATTATCAGAAAAATTACAAGCATTGATGCTGGAAGCTGAGCAAAAAACACCGCAAAATGTTGCAATGGTACTCACTATTGCAATGAGTTATGGGGGAATGTGGGATATTGCCCAAGCTGCAAAGCAATTAGCACAGGATGTGGTTGATCATAAAATTAATATAAATCAAATTGATGAAAATATTTTTGCTCAATATGTCTGTTTATCTGATTTGCCACCTGTAGATTTATTAATTCGTACAGGAGGGGATTATCGGATTTCTAATTTTCTTCTTTGGCAAACAGCATATGCTGAATTGTATTTTACACCAACCTTATGGCCTGAATTTACAGTTGAAGAAATGTTAAATGCTTTTGCTATTTTTTCTAGACGGGAAAGGCGTTTTGGTAAAACTTCTGAACAAACTCAGCAAGTTAAACTTGAGAAATAA
- a CDS encoding phosphatidate cytidylyltransferase, with the protein MLERIITALILVAVVLSCMFATPSQYPMLMLMIVAAGVAGYEWFKLMPRKTNNFIKSKSWFFGLLTVLISALALHYSEIALFLWCLSILMWCMSIYWVRSYPAYDGWYNATLPLIGFVLVSAAVTAIFKLWTFSPWWLMYLFLLVWGADSGAYFVGRKFGRKKLAAAVSPNKSVEGLFGGVITALLIIAVVESIYLDLTLMEHMLFLVLSVMTVFSSVLGDLLESMIKRRAGIKDSGRILPGHGGVLDRIDSLLAAAPVFATGIYLLKIMGVNL; encoded by the coding sequence ATGTTAGAGCGGATTATTACCGCATTAATATTGGTTGCTGTGGTATTGAGTTGCATGTTTGCAACTCCATCACAGTATCCTATGTTGATGTTAATGATTGTTGCAGCAGGGGTTGCAGGTTATGAGTGGTTTAAACTCATGCCAAGAAAAACAAATAATTTTATCAAATCCAAATCTTGGTTTTTTGGTTTATTGACAGTACTGATTTCTGCACTCGCATTGCATTATAGTGAAATAGCACTCTTCTTATGGTGCTTATCGATTTTAATGTGGTGTATGAGTATTTATTGGGTAAGATCTTACCCAGCATATGATGGTTGGTATAACGCAACGTTACCTTTAATTGGTTTTGTTCTGGTTTCAGCAGCAGTTACGGCTATTTTTAAGCTTTGGACATTCTCTCCTTGGTGGTTGATGTACTTGTTCTTACTGGTATGGGGAGCGGATAGTGGTGCTTATTTTGTTGGCCGTAAATTTGGCCGTAAAAAACTGGCAGCAGCGGTTAGTCCAAATAAATCGGTAGAGGGTTTGTTTGGTGGTGTTATTACTGCATTGTTAATTATTGCAGTGGTTGAATCGATATATTTGGATTTAACCTTGATGGAGCACATGCTTTTTCTTGTTCTGTCAGTTATGACCGTTTTTAGTTCTGTTCTTGGTGATTTACTTGAATCAATGATTAAGCGTCGCGCTGGTATTAAAGACTCAGGCCGTATTTTACCTGGTCATGGTGGTGTTTTAGATCGTATTGATTCATTGCTTGCAGCAGCACCAGTCTTTGCTACAGGAATTTATCTTTTAAAAATTATGGGTGTAAATTTATAA
- the ispC gene encoding 1-deoxy-D-xylulose-5-phosphate reductoisomerase produces the protein MLQTVCILGVTGSIGQSTLKILAQHPDQYSLFAVSAYSRINELVHICKQFRPKVVVVPSSKVDELQLKLKAENILDIAIATDEAGLIEIASSTAVDVVMAAIVGAAGLLPTLAAVKAGKRVLLANKEALVMSGDIMMTAAREHHALLLPVDSEHNAIFQCLPANYFQTLRNGQPQLGVSQILLTASGGPFLNHSLAQLQHVTPAQACKHPNWSMGQKISVDSATLMNKGLELIEACHLFAVQEQFVTVVIHPQSIIHSMVQYVDGSTLAQMGNPDMCTPIAHALAWPERLKTHVPALNLFTNHHLDFYAPDTTRFPALTLARHAMKEGGLAPAILNAANEVAVAAFLNQQIKFTQIAEIVERTLNQVENSAVNSLEWIIDIDQQSRRVAQQWLSS, from the coding sequence ATGTTACAAACTGTTTGTATTTTAGGTGTTACAGGTTCAATTGGTCAAAGTACTTTAAAGATATTAGCACAGCATCCTGATCAGTATTCATTATTTGCAGTGAGTGCTTATAGTCGAATAAATGAACTTGTACACATTTGTAAACAGTTTCGCCCTAAAGTGGTTGTCGTGCCCTCCAGTAAAGTGGATGAATTGCAGCTTAAGTTAAAGGCAGAAAATATTTTAGATATTGCTATAGCGACAGATGAAGCAGGCTTAATTGAAATTGCATCATCTACAGCAGTTGATGTTGTTATGGCTGCAATTGTGGGTGCTGCAGGCTTATTGCCAACCTTGGCAGCTGTAAAGGCTGGTAAGCGTGTTTTACTGGCAAATAAAGAAGCATTGGTGATGTCTGGTGACATTATGATGACGGCTGCACGTGAACATCATGCGTTGTTGTTGCCTGTAGATTCTGAACATAATGCAATTTTTCAATGTTTACCCGCCAATTATTTTCAAACACTCAGAAATGGTCAGCCGCAGTTAGGGGTGTCACAAATTTTGTTAACAGCCTCAGGTGGACCATTTTTAAATCACTCCTTAGCACAACTTCAGCACGTAACACCTGCACAAGCATGTAAGCATCCTAATTGGTCAATGGGCCAAAAAATTTCAGTTGATTCAGCAACTTTAATGAATAAGGGTTTAGAGTTGATCGAGGCTTGTCATTTATTTGCGGTACAAGAACAATTTGTTACAGTAGTGATTCATCCACAAAGTATTATTCATTCTATGGTTCAATATGTGGATGGTTCAACTTTGGCTCAAATGGGAAATCCGGATATGTGTACGCCAATTGCACATGCATTGGCATGGCCTGAGCGCCTGAAAACGCACGTACCCGCGTTAAATTTATTTACCAATCATCATTTAGATTTTTATGCACCAGATACAACCCGTTTTCCGGCTTTAACATTGGCGCGTCATGCAATGAAAGAAGGTGGTTTAGCACCAGCAATTTTAAATGCAGCCAATGAAGTGGCTGTTGCTGCATTTTTAAATCAGCAAATTAAGTTTACTCAGATTGCTGAAATTGTAGAAAGAACTTTAAATCAGGTTGAAAATAGCGCAGTCAATAGTCTAGAGTGGATTATTGATATTGATCAGCAATCAAGACGAGTTGCACAGCAATGGTTAAGCAGTTAG
- the rseP gene encoding RIP metalloprotease RseP, whose protein sequence is MSILFIIIAAILLLGPLIAIHEFGHYFVARQLGVKVLVYSIGFGPTLIKWKSKKSGIQYQLSALPFGGYVKMLDEREGEVPEQDLPYAFNRQNPWKRIAIVAAGPLINLAFAIVLFWILFLPAQEQLNTRVGAILPNTPAAVAQMQVGDKITAIDKTPVSTWENLNFALVDRAGETGNIDIAVERNGVIQNFNLPIESFLKDQTKSPLDILGFTPYRPFIPAVVTKLSTDGAAQRQGMKEGDKIVAIDGVKMNNWFDVVSIVQASPEKLLKIDVLRDHKLVQLQIMPQGKPDKMGNMIGMLGVQSNPGKVIIPETFKQTIQYNPAEAFVMAVEKTGQISSMILNSIVKMVRGMIGLENLSGPITIAKVAGQSAEMGWQTFISFMALMSVSLGILNLLPIPMLDGGHLVYYFVELIRGKPVSEQVHLVGLKIGMVLLGSMMLLALFNDFMRL, encoded by the coding sequence ATGAGCATTTTGTTTATTATTATTGCTGCTATTTTATTGCTTGGACCTTTGATTGCAATTCATGAATTTGGTCATTACTTTGTGGCACGTCAATTGGGTGTAAAAGTATTGGTCTATTCAATAGGATTTGGCCCAACCTTGATCAAATGGAAATCAAAAAAATCGGGTATCCAATATCAATTAAGTGCTTTACCTTTCGGCGGTTATGTAAAAATGCTGGATGAGCGTGAGGGCGAGGTACCCGAGCAAGATCTTCCTTACGCTTTTAATCGTCAAAACCCGTGGAAAAGAATTGCGATTGTTGCTGCGGGTCCACTGATTAATCTGGCTTTTGCAATCGTACTATTTTGGATTTTATTTTTACCTGCACAAGAACAATTGAATACACGTGTTGGCGCAATTTTACCGAATACACCAGCTGCTGTAGCACAGATGCAGGTTGGAGATAAAATTACTGCAATTGATAAAACCCCTGTTTCAACATGGGAAAATTTGAATTTTGCATTGGTTGATCGTGCCGGTGAGACAGGAAATATTGATATTGCTGTAGAGCGAAATGGTGTAATCCAAAATTTTAATTTACCAATAGAAAGTTTTCTAAAGGATCAGACCAAGTCACCTTTAGATATACTTGGTTTTACGCCTTATCGTCCATTTATTCCAGCAGTAGTGACCAAGTTGAGTACAGATGGTGCGGCACAACGCCAAGGTATGAAGGAAGGTGACAAAATTGTTGCTATTGATGGCGTAAAAATGAATAATTGGTTTGATGTAGTCAGTATTGTACAAGCATCACCAGAAAAATTATTAAAAATTGATGTGCTTCGAGATCATAAGCTTGTACAGTTACAGATTATGCCACAAGGCAAACCAGATAAAATGGGCAATATGATTGGTATGCTGGGTGTGCAGAGTAATCCAGGTAAAGTCATTATTCCTGAAACATTTAAACAGACGATTCAATATAATCCTGCTGAAGCATTTGTGATGGCTGTCGAAAAAACAGGACAAATTTCTAGCATGATTTTAAATTCTATAGTAAAAATGGTTCGGGGCATGATTGGATTAGAAAATCTATCGGGACCGATTACTATTGCTAAAGTTGCGGGTCAAAGTGCAGAAATGGGGTGGCAAACTTTTATTTCTTTTATGGCATTGATGAGTGTAAGTTTAGGAATTCTAAATTTATTACCGATCCCAATGCTTGATGGTGGGCATTTAGTTTACTATTTTGTAGAACTCATCCGTGGTAAACCTGTTTCTGAACAAGTACATTTAGTTGGTTTGAAAATTGGTATGGTACTGCTGGGTAGCATGATGCTTCTGGCATTATTTAACGACTTTATGCGTTTATAA
- the bamA gene encoding outer membrane protein assembly factor BamA: protein MAAVQQVYAADEFIVRDIQIDGLVRLTPENVYSMIPVKAGDRVNDATVSNAIRALYATGLFDDIKSSRNGDTLVFQVVERPLISKVELKGNKLIPKEALQEGLKKMGIAEGEVLNKATLQTLESELEQQYMQQGRYEATVNVKTIPQPNNRVELIIEFVEGKPAKVVDINIIGNTVFTESEIKQAFAIKESGWSSIVSGNDRYAREKMAASLEALRAMYLNKGYINFDIVNSRLNISEDKKSIFIEVSINEGEQFKFGETKFLGDALYKPDELAALKIYNDGDIYSQAKVDAVKQLLLRKYGNAGYYYAEVNVVPQINNETKTVDLNYYINPGQQITVRRINFTGNTKTADDVLRREMRQMEGALASNEKIDLSKIRLERTGFFKTVNIVPARVPTSPDQVDLNVNVEEQHSGTTTLAVGFSQSGGVTFQAGLSQTNFFGTGNSVAIDLSRSQTQDYYNLSVTDPYFTIDGVRRGYNMYYRKTKLSDNYSVNNYVTDSYGGGLTFGYPIDENQSLSFGVNIDETKVTTGPYASNYIADYLTSNGGRETNSVTECKVTKADGTCAETITYGDQYKGSFLTYNLNLGWSYNTLNRPVFPTSGVAHRVNGEIALPGSKVEYQKVVYDAQAFLPLPKDFVLRGYGKLGYGNDLPFYKNFFAGGFGSVRGYENSTLGPRYNSIRDEALGTKDSDPDSVGGNALVQFGTELAIPLPFKGDWTRQVRPVIFAEGAQVFDTQCSKISNQTLRQDCKDNYEFDLGNLRYSVGVGFTWITMIGPLSLSYAYPLNDKKGDDTKSIQFEIGRTF from the coding sequence ATGGCAGCAGTACAACAGGTATATGCAGCAGATGAGTTTATTGTACGTGATATTCAAATCGATGGACTTGTAAGATTAACACCAGAAAATGTGTATAGCATGATTCCGGTCAAAGCTGGTGATCGAGTGAATGATGCGACCGTTTCTAATGCCATACGTGCCTTATATGCTACTGGTTTATTTGATGATATTAAATCATCTCGTAATGGTGATACATTAGTTTTTCAAGTGGTCGAGCGCCCATTGATTTCGAAGGTTGAGTTAAAGGGTAATAAGTTAATTCCTAAAGAGGCTTTACAGGAAGGCCTGAAAAAAATGGGAATTGCTGAAGGCGAAGTATTAAATAAAGCGACATTACAAACTTTAGAATCTGAACTTGAACAGCAGTATATGCAACAAGGGCGCTATGAAGCCACTGTTAATGTTAAAACGATACCTCAGCCCAATAATCGTGTTGAATTAATTATTGAATTTGTTGAGGGTAAACCAGCAAAAGTGGTTGACATCAATATTATTGGTAATACGGTATTTACTGAAAGCGAAATCAAACAAGCTTTTGCCATTAAAGAATCGGGCTGGAGCTCTATTGTTAGTGGTAATGACCGTTATGCACGCGAAAAAATGGCGGCCAGTCTAGAAGCGTTAAGAGCGATGTACCTCAATAAAGGCTACATTAATTTTGATATTGTTAACTCACGGTTAAATATTAGCGAAGATAAAAAAAGCATTTTTATTGAAGTAAGTATTAATGAGGGTGAGCAGTTTAAATTTGGTGAAACCAAATTTTTAGGCGATGCCCTGTATAAGCCAGATGAATTAGCAGCATTAAAAATTTATAATGATGGTGATATTTATTCACAGGCCAAAGTGGATGCGGTGAAGCAATTATTATTACGTAAGTATGGTAATGCTGGTTATTATTATGCTGAAGTGAATGTGGTACCACAAATCAATAATGAAACTAAAACAGTTGATTTGAATTACTATATTAACCCTGGTCAGCAAATCACTGTTCGTCGTATTAATTTTACGGGTAACACCAAAACAGCAGATGATGTTTTACGTCGTGAAATGCGTCAAATGGAAGGTGCATTAGCCAGTAATGAAAAAATTGATTTATCTAAGATCCGTTTGGAACGTACTGGATTCTTTAAAACAGTCAATATTGTTCCTGCGCGTGTTCCAACATCGCCTGACCAAGTCGATTTAAATGTCAATGTTGAAGAGCAGCACTCTGGCACAACCACATTGGCGGTCGGTTTCTCGCAAAGTGGTGGTGTGACTTTTCAGGCAGGTTTAAGTCAGACTAACTTTTTTGGTACAGGGAATAGTGTAGCGATTGATCTTTCCCGTTCTCAAACGCAAGATTATTATAATTTAAGTGTTACTGATCCATATTTTACCATTGATGGTGTACGTCGTGGTTATAATATGTATTATCGAAAAACCAAACTCTCAGATAACTATAGTGTTAATAACTATGTGACCGATAGTTATGGTGGTGGTTTAACCTTTGGTTACCCAATTGATGAAAATCAAAGTTTAAGTTTTGGTGTCAATATTGATGAAACTAAAGTGACGACTGGTCCTTATGCTTCAAATTATATTGCGGATTATTTAACATCGAATGGTGGGCGAGAAACAAATTCGGTTACTGAGTGTAAAGTGACCAAGGCTGATGGCACTTGTGCTGAAACTATTACCTATGGTGATCAATATAAAGGGAGCTTCTTAACCTATAATTTAAACTTAGGTTGGTCGTACAATACGTTAAATAGACCCGTATTCCCAACTTCAGGTGTGGCACATCGTGTCAATGGGGAAATTGCACTACCGGGAAGTAAAGTAGAGTATCAAAAAGTAGTTTATGATGCACAAGCCTTTTTGCCATTACCAAAAGATTTTGTACTGCGTGGCTATGGTAAGCTGGGTTATGGTAATGATTTACCATTTTATAAAAACTTCTTTGCAGGTGGTTTTGGATCGGTACGTGGCTATGAAAACAGTACTTTAGGGCCACGTTATAATTCAATTCGTGATGAAGCACTTGGTACTAAGGATAGTGATCCAGATAGTGTTGGTGGTAATGCCTTGGTACAATTCGGAACTGAATTGGCTATTCCATTGCCATTTAAAGGTGATTGGACACGCCAGGTTCGCCCTGTGATTTTTGCAGAAGGTGCACAGGTGTTTGATACACAATGTAGCAAAATCTCTAATCAAACTTTACGACAGGATTGTAAAGATAATTATGAGTTTGATTTAGGTAACTTACGCTATAGTGTTGGCGTTGGCTTTACTTGGATTACCATGATTGGACCCTTATCTCTTAGCTATGCTTATCCACTTAATGATAAAAAAGGCGATGATACTAAGAGTATCCAATTTGAAATCGGTCGTACTTTCTAA
- a CDS encoding OmpH family outer membrane protein translates to MKKLILSMLVGLSFTAVQAADIGVVDIAKVVQSSSYLKQQESSLQQSVKPQTTQIEQLQKELTALQQKAQTAKLTDAEKKKMTEEFQAKVTQLEKLQQDVQAKVQKSMQATNQNFETQVKTVAEQLRKENKLDAVLNKTAVLAFDPSSDLTDKMVQKVNAMK, encoded by the coding sequence ATGAAAAAATTAATATTATCTATGCTTGTTGGATTATCTTTTACTGCAGTACAAGCTGCTGATATCGGTGTTGTTGATATTGCCAAAGTGGTACAAAGCAGCAGTTATTTAAAACAACAAGAATCATCTTTACAACAATCTGTAAAACCGCAAACAACGCAAATTGAGCAATTGCAGAAAGAGTTAACAGCATTGCAGCAAAAGGCACAAACAGCAAAATTAACAGATGCTGAAAAGAAAAAAATGACTGAAGAGTTTCAGGCTAAAGTGACTCAATTAGAAAAATTACAACAAGATGTTCAGGCTAAAGTACAAAAGTCTATGCAAGCAACCAATCAGAATTTTGAAACACAAGTAAAAACAGTTGCTGAACAATTACGCAAAGAAAATAAATTAGATGCTGTTTTGAATAAAACAGCAGTATTAGCATTTGACCCGAGTAGTGATTTAACTGATAAAATGGTGCAAAAGGTTAATGCAATGAAGTAA